In Phycisphaerae bacterium, the DNA window ACGATCATCGGCTCGGTCTTCCACCATACCGGCTCGCCGGCCGCTACCAGCCTGTCGATCTGATCCTTGGGCAGCCTGGAAAACTGAAGGCTGGAGGGGTACTTGTCGTCCGGGTGGTTCTTCGGCTTGTGTTCCGGGGCGACTGCCTGGGCAAGGCTCACGCCGTCCAGCAGCACATCCTCGACCACCATCATCTTGTCGCTGCTATTGCGAAAAATGGCAAAGAGGTAACCGCCGAGCGGCATGTCCGGGTGGGCATACCGGATCTTCTCGCCGTTTTCGTCGGTCCATGACCACCCCTCGCGCCACATGGGCATGAACTCGGGGTAGGGCACGTCGGCGCGGTACTCGCCACCGACAGATCGGGAATCGTTCGCGAGAACGTGCGGCACCGGGACGACCGCCGCGAGGAGGAAAAGGAAGAACACGATGAATATGAAACCTCCGGCACCTGCCGCCCCGCCGAGGCTGACCTGCCGATGGGGCACGGATCCCAGGGGCTCGCGCCCCTGGCTGTCTGCCTTCGACGCTGCCGGGGCGTTGAGGGAGGATGCGTTATGTAAGCCAGGTCCCGCGCGTTCCCCATTCATCATGCTGCATTCATCACTCATCATTCTTCAGTATCCTCTCAATCGCCACCGCCAGGCCGTCTTCGTCGTTGCTGGGCACATGCCACCGGGCGACGGCTTTCACCGAGGCAACGGCGTTGCCCATCGCCACCCCCAGGCCGGCATGGCGGATCATCTCGAGATCATTCACGTCGTCTCCAATAGCCACCACTTCAGAACCGTCGACACCCATCGGTCCGGCAACCTGCATGATCCCGTGCCACTTGTTGACCGTCGGGGCAAAGCATTCGACCACATGCAGGCCATAGTTGGGAGCGAAGATAGAATTGCATTTCAGCTCGACCGGCGAGAAAGCCTGCCGCACGGAGGTGAAGGTCTCGCCGATGTGGGCCGGATCCTCGATGACGCCGATTCGAACCGGCTCGAAAGGCAACGGCCGCCACTCTGCAAGGTGCTCAGTGCGAGAAGGCGAGATCTGCAGCCAACGCTCGAAGTACTTGCGATTCCGCTCGCCCGGTATGTAGCGGTAATCCACGCCGGCCTCAGCGGAATCGTACAGCACCAGAACCGGAGAACCCAGCGATCGAAAATGGGCGACCAACCGATCCGCCAGGTGGTGCGCAATCGTCGTGCGGTGCATCGTTCGGCCGGTGGACAACTCGCTGACGATCGCCCCGAAAACGAACACGCCCACATCTGAATCCAGGCCGATCTCATCGAGCACCGCGCGGGCCTCGGCCAGCATACGACCGGTGCACAGGCAGACGATCATGCCGGCCTCATGGGCCCGGTGTAAGGCTTGGCGGTGGGCGGGTGGCAATTCATTGCGCGAGTTCATCAACGTCCCGTCAACGTCGATGGCGAGGAAACGGTACTTCAGACTCATGACACGGGCACTCAAACCACGCGGCTGGAAACCCCAAAACAGGCAGACAATGTGCATGCACGGCGATGGGTTGTCAACCGTGGACCCACCTTGAAGCCGAGAAGCACCCGAAACGCGTCACGACGCGGGGGTATCGCGCGAACGGCAATCAGCAAGCCGATCGCGACAGAAAAGCCTGGGCAAGCGACCGGCGGCAGAAAGGGCGATTCCCTGCGATCACGCAAGACCCGAAGCCCCGCATCGATAAGACACGCGAAAAGCCGGCTCCGGTTGACAAAACAGACCATCCCCTGGGAAGATGATGGCCGCACGCCGCTCTC includes these proteins:
- a CDS encoding HAD hydrolase family protein, producing MSLKYRFLAIDVDGTLMNSRNELPPAHRQALHRAHEAGMIVCLCTGRMLAEARAVLDEIGLDSDVGVFVFGAIVSELSTGRTMHRTTIAHHLADRLVAHFRSLGSPVLVLYDSAEAGVDYRYIPGERNRKYFERWLQISPSRTEHLAEWRPLPFEPVRIGVIEDPAHIGETFTSVRQAFSPVELKCNSIFAPNYGLHVVECFAPTVNKWHGIMQVAGPMGVDGSEVVAIGDDVNDLEMIRHAGLGVAMGNAVASVKAVARWHVPSNDEDGLAVAIERILKNDE